From a region of the Paenibacillus segetis genome:
- a CDS encoding flavodoxin domain-containing protein — protein MAVLVLYASKTGATEQCAKVLSEELSKCTICDISINEPNLAEFDSIILGAGVRDGKIYKPIRDVIKKNKDELLSKKMGYFICNEKPKKTEEIIGDNIPDDLRNAAICIESFGGYKAYAAPKEGTDQLKGIFVDRIKAFAQQFK, from the coding sequence GTGGCTGTACTAGTCTTATACGCTTCAAAAACAGGAGCAACAGAGCAATGTGCAAAAGTATTATCGGAAGAACTCTCTAAATGCACCATTTGCGATATTTCTATAAATGAACCTAATCTGGCGGAATTTGATTCAATTATTTTAGGGGCTGGAGTGAGAGACGGAAAAATATACAAGCCGATTCGCGACGTAATCAAAAAAAATAAAGATGAATTGCTCAGCAAGAAAATGGGCTACTTCATTTGTAACGAGAAGCCCAAAAAGACAGAAGAAATAATTGGCGATAATATCCCGGATGATCTACGAAATGCAGCAATCTGTATTGAATCATTTGGTGGATACAAAGCCTATGCTGCACCTAAAGAAGGCACGGATCAATTAAAAGGAATTTTCGTTGACAGAATCAAGGCATTTGCACAACAGTTTAAATGA
- a CDS encoding MFS transporter, translating into MVWLSILAFFRFLNETVFNVSLPDIATQFGIAPSVANWVNTGFILTFAIGTAVYGKLSDLYGVKKLLLFGLFMYGTGSLIGLLFHSYYPGVLTARFVQGAGVSAVPALIMVIVARCIEPIHQGKAFGMIGSMVAFGEGIGPVIGGSITGYLHWSFLFILPMMTLLTIPFFIQTLPDEPATTVKIDFVGASLLSVGVMTFTLFTTLYHPVFISISVICFIGFILRIRHVEHPFIEPSLFGRKTFIIGVLTGSILLGTVAGYVSMVPYMMKDVHHMSTSLIGVGILFPGTVSVVLFGFIGGVLVDKRGNLFAMLTGLCMIGVSFLSVSLYLDEAPWLISAAMILTFSGLSFVKTVISASVAGALHSEETGSGMGLLNFACSLAEAIGVAIVGGLLTQPWLTSPFLPTITNVAAFLYSNLILIFIATIAIGGLVFLVVFSRIQDPSKKSFIEK; encoded by the coding sequence ATGGTTTGGCTAAGTATTCTTGCATTTTTTAGATTTCTTAACGAGACCGTATTTAATGTTTCATTGCCGGATATTGCCACCCAGTTTGGCATCGCGCCTTCGGTCGCAAATTGGGTAAATACGGGCTTTATTCTAACGTTTGCGATAGGAACAGCAGTATATGGCAAGTTGTCGGATTTGTATGGTGTGAAGAAACTACTTCTATTCGGCCTATTCATGTATGGCACAGGGTCCTTAATCGGCCTTCTGTTCCATTCGTATTATCCTGGTGTGCTAACCGCTCGCTTCGTACAAGGAGCTGGAGTATCAGCAGTTCCAGCGCTAATTATGGTTATCGTTGCCCGTTGCATTGAACCGATACATCAGGGTAAGGCATTTGGTATGATCGGATCTATGGTGGCTTTTGGTGAAGGCATCGGTCCTGTGATCGGTGGAAGCATAACCGGTTATCTTCATTGGTCCTTTTTATTTATCTTGCCGATGATGACACTTCTGACGATTCCATTTTTCATTCAAACATTGCCTGACGAACCTGCAACAACAGTGAAAATTGACTTTGTCGGGGCGTCGTTATTATCCGTAGGGGTTATGACATTTACGCTATTCACAACGCTGTACCATCCGGTATTTATAAGCATTAGCGTAATATGTTTCATCGGATTTATATTGCGTATTCGACATGTGGAGCACCCTTTTATTGAGCCATCCTTGTTCGGTAGGAAAACATTTATCATCGGTGTACTCACGGGAAGCATCTTGTTAGGAACGGTGGCTGGTTATGTGTCGATGGTTCCTTACATGATGAAAGATGTGCATCATATGTCGACCAGTCTCATTGGAGTAGGCATTCTTTTTCCGGGTACGGTCAGTGTGGTCCTATTCGGGTTCATCGGTGGTGTATTGGTTGATAAACGAGGAAATCTGTTTGCCATGTTGACCGGCTTATGCATGATAGGTGTAAGTTTTCTGAGCGTTTCGTTGTATTTAGATGAAGCCCCTTGGCTTATTTCTGCTGCAATGATCCTAACTTTCAGTGGTCTCTCTTTTGTGAAAACCGTTATCTCCGCTAGCGTAGCGGGAGCACTGCATTCGGAGGAAACCGGTTCGGGCATGGGCCTGCTGAATTTCGCCTGCTCCCTAGCCGAAGCAATTGGCGTGGCTATCGTTGGAGGTTTATTGACCCAACCTTGGTTGACCTCCCCCTTTTTACCTACGATAACCAACGTTGCTGCATTTCTCTACAGCAATCTAATACTGATCTTTATCGCAACTATAGCCATTGGAGGTTTAGTATTCTTGGTCGTCTTTAGCCGAATACAAGATCCGTCTAAAAAGTCATTCATCGAAAAGTAA
- a CDS encoding TetR/AcrR family transcriptional regulator has translation MAPKPKFTKDQIVDAAFEIARVEGFDGITIRKVADRLGSSIAPIYVNFKDVDELLQEVIQKTIAVSKQLLMEQKSGHPFHDIGVASLRFAKEYSVLFRDLVMRKNDHINEQDQEMSMLIEMMKQDPDLKGLTEHELMTILLKMKIFQTGLSLMVANGLLPDDFNEEKSIEILDSVATDIITVAQMRKAGKLDIQD, from the coding sequence ATGGCACCTAAACCTAAATTTACGAAAGATCAAATCGTCGATGCAGCATTTGAAATTGCCAGAGTTGAGGGATTTGATGGAATTACGATCAGAAAGGTAGCAGATCGACTAGGTAGTTCAATTGCTCCAATTTATGTGAATTTTAAAGACGTTGACGAATTGCTCCAAGAGGTAATCCAGAAGACGATCGCTGTTAGCAAACAATTGTTAATGGAACAAAAATCAGGGCACCCGTTTCATGACATTGGAGTCGCCAGTTTGCGGTTCGCTAAGGAATATAGTGTGTTATTCCGGGACCTAGTCATGAGGAAAAATGATCACATCAACGAGCAAGATCAAGAAATGAGCATGCTTATTGAAATGATGAAACAAGACCCTGATCTCAAGGGCTTAACAGAACATGAGCTGATGACCATCCTATTAAAAATGAAAATTTTCCAGACTGGCCTTTCCCTTATGGTGGCCAATGGATTACTTCCGGACGATTTTAATGAGGAGAAAAGTATTGAAATCTTAGACAGCGTTGCTACAGATATCATCACTGTTGCTCAAATGCGTAAAGCTGGAAAATTGGATATACAGGATTGA
- a CDS encoding SDR family NAD(P)-dependent oxidoreductase, with product MEGQIVIITGANSGIGKAAALKFATEGYRVIMACRNMDISRVVQQEIIQKSNNTNVDLLQLDVSSFESIRSFCAAFKEKYPRLDILIHNAAYLNHGEKQYKLSPDHIELTFATNTFGPLLMTNLLVDHLQKSQDPRVLHACTTNIKHFFDPKRKIDFDNLRGELRDSRPFSVYKMYGDSKMALLMLTFKMAEELRSQGIQVNALQINRVKLSEETIQKMSPLWRVLAKLQNLSNPLPSGMADTYFHICTSDAFKNVTGQLINHKREIVQSSTSEKGIVQLRNLFGSASYPSYATDVDNVEQIWRICTALMKSYLS from the coding sequence ATGGAGGGTCAAATCGTCATCATTACAGGCGCTAATTCGGGGATAGGAAAAGCCGCGGCACTAAAGTTTGCAACCGAAGGGTATCGTGTTATCATGGCTTGTCGCAATATGGATATTAGTAGAGTTGTACAACAAGAAATCATCCAAAAATCTAACAATACTAATGTAGATCTATTGCAGCTAGATGTCTCATCCTTTGAATCCATACGTTCATTTTGCGCAGCTTTTAAAGAAAAATATCCTCGCTTAGACATCTTGATACATAACGCCGCTTACTTAAATCATGGCGAGAAACAATATAAGCTTAGCCCTGATCATATTGAATTAACTTTTGCTACGAATACGTTTGGCCCCCTCCTGATGACAAATCTATTAGTAGATCATCTCCAAAAGTCGCAAGATCCAAGAGTACTCCATGCTTGTACGACGAACATCAAGCACTTCTTCGACCCGAAAAGGAAAATTGATTTCGATAATCTGCGCGGCGAACTTCGTGATTCACGGCCCTTTAGTGTATATAAGATGTATGGAGACTCCAAAATGGCGCTATTAATGTTAACCTTCAAAATGGCTGAGGAACTAAGGAGCCAAGGGATCCAAGTTAATGCCCTGCAAATTAATCGTGTGAAACTATCTGAAGAGACCATTCAAAAAATGAGTCCCTTGTGGAGAGTTCTAGCAAAACTGCAAAATCTGAGCAACCCTTTACCATCGGGTATGGCTGATACTTACTTTCATATTTGCACCTCGGATGCTTTTAAAAATGTGACAGGGCAGCTTATCAACCATAAGCGTGAGATCGTTCAGTCATCCACTAGCGAGAAGGGTATAGTGCAATTGAGAAATCTATTCGGCTCAGCTAGTTATCCTAGCTATGCGACGGATGTTGATAATGTTGAACAGATATGGAGGATATGTACTGCACTGATGAAAAGTTATCTTAGTTAA
- a CDS encoding LacI family DNA-binding transcriptional regulator, whose amino-acid sequence MAATIKDIGRVAGVSTATVSRVINNLGGYNEETEKKVMAVAKALGYRKNESARSLVQKSTNTIGVIMPDVATTFYGDIINGLEDASYENGYSVILTHAGINGCRIHESLNLMGERRVDGIIIVSVELHEAEIEALMSLDIPFILLSTKTNREDTPYIKVDDFSAAYTAVNYLIENNHRVIGMAGANPDDPIAGTPRINGYIQALIDHEIKVDLNLIKAGDFSFESGKKAMQEFIKDQAPITAVFCASDETGLGIISICFENGISVPNDISLVGYDNSTVSYMSIPPLTTVAQPFYKMGSEGCLKLIGSIQNKTKIDSIVIPHELVIRQSVKKLS is encoded by the coding sequence ATGGCTGCTACGATTAAGGATATTGGAAGAGTTGCTGGTGTCTCAACTGCAACCGTTTCAAGAGTAATTAACAATCTTGGTGGGTACAATGAGGAAACCGAGAAAAAAGTGATGGCTGTGGCGAAAGCACTAGGATATCGGAAGAATGAAAGCGCTAGAAGTTTGGTGCAAAAGTCAACCAATACCATTGGTGTGATTATGCCGGATGTCGCTACAACATTTTATGGTGACATTATTAATGGACTTGAAGATGCTTCTTACGAGAATGGGTATAGCGTTATATTAACCCATGCTGGCATTAATGGTTGCCGAATTCATGAGAGTTTAAATTTGATGGGGGAAAGAAGGGTAGATGGGATCATTATTGTATCTGTCGAGTTGCACGAAGCAGAAATTGAAGCTTTGATGTCACTTGATATCCCCTTTATCTTGCTATCTACAAAAACGAATCGCGAAGATACACCTTATATCAAGGTTGATGATTTCAGTGCGGCCTATACAGCCGTGAATTATCTTATTGAGAATAACCATCGTGTCATTGGGATGGCAGGAGCTAATCCTGATGATCCCATAGCGGGTACCCCGAGAATTAATGGGTATATTCAAGCTTTAATAGACCACGAGATTAAGGTTGACTTGAATTTGATCAAAGCTGGGGATTTTAGTTTTGAGTCAGGAAAAAAAGCCATGCAAGAATTTATTAAGGACCAAGCTCCTATCACGGCAGTATTCTGTGCTAGTGATGAAACGGGTTTAGGTATCATTTCAATCTGCTTTGAGAATGGTATTAGCGTACCTAATGATATTTCATTAGTAGGATATGATAATTCTACGGTTTCTTATATGTCCATACCTCCTCTTACAACTGTTGCTCAACCATTTTATAAGATGGGGAGCGAAGGTTGCTTGAAATTGATAGGCTCGATCCAAAATAAAACCAAGATTGATTCAATCGTGATTCCACATGAATTGGTTATTCGTCAATCCGTAAAAAAATTATCTTAA
- a CDS encoding extracellular solute-binding protein translates to MKTTKVLTLFASTALLMSLVTACGGNNKPAASENNSAPSNEKVKLTMWHTFSDVETEVFEKKVIAKFNEEYPNIKIDATRMPAGDEFNQQLVQAVSGSSAPDLARMDIVDVPRYAKLGALEPLDGYEGFDAIKSEMFEGPMSSNFYDGKYYGLPLDTNTKIAIYNKKLLEKAGLTEAPKTFDELVAAAKKISNDETFGFAPQNIEVWGTMPYFFSLGGTYTNEDYTKATGYLNSDTSVKALEQLVSWNKEGLVGKSFEGGLGSWEGFKGDNYMMIDDGPWFASANQDVKDNMEFSLFPAGLAGSIETNGGENTVVFNSSKHKEAAYTFAKFLASDVAQTIFGEELRMMPVNTKTGQKDFVKNDEMLSLYMEQLKTAVSRVPSPEWTVINNVITKAFEAAIKTDETPKALLDDAAKQVDALLTK, encoded by the coding sequence ATGAAAACAACAAAAGTATTGACACTGTTTGCCTCAACGGCATTGTTAATGAGCTTGGTTACAGCTTGTGGCGGTAATAATAAACCAGCAGCTTCCGAAAATAATAGTGCTCCTAGTAACGAGAAAGTCAAGCTAACGATGTGGCATACCTTTAGCGATGTAGAAACAGAAGTATTTGAAAAAAAAGTCATTGCGAAATTTAATGAAGAGTATCCCAACATTAAGATTGATGCAACGCGCATGCCGGCTGGGGATGAGTTTAATCAGCAATTAGTACAAGCCGTATCGGGAAGTAGTGCGCCTGACTTAGCTCGCATGGATATAGTAGATGTTCCTAGATATGCCAAGCTAGGAGCTCTAGAGCCACTGGATGGATATGAAGGATTTGATGCGATTAAGAGTGAGATGTTCGAAGGCCCTATGTCCTCTAACTTCTACGATGGTAAATACTATGGCTTACCGTTAGATACCAATACCAAGATCGCTATTTATAATAAAAAGTTGTTAGAAAAAGCTGGATTGACAGAAGCTCCAAAAACATTCGATGAATTAGTTGCAGCTGCTAAAAAAATCTCGAATGATGAAACTTTCGGCTTTGCTCCGCAAAATATCGAGGTTTGGGGAACGATGCCATACTTCTTCTCTCTTGGTGGAACATATACAAATGAAGATTACACGAAAGCAACAGGTTATTTGAACAGTGATACAAGTGTGAAAGCACTCGAACAATTAGTTTCTTGGAACAAAGAAGGATTGGTTGGTAAGTCATTTGAAGGCGGTCTAGGTTCATGGGAAGGCTTCAAGGGCGATAACTATATGATGATTGACGATGGCCCATGGTTCGCGTCGGCCAACCAAGATGTTAAAGATAACATGGAATTTTCATTATTCCCAGCAGGATTAGCTGGTAGTATCGAAACCAATGGTGGAGAAAATACAGTTGTTTTCAACTCTAGTAAACATAAAGAAGCAGCTTACACCTTTGCTAAATTCTTAGCTTCTGACGTAGCACAAACTATATTTGGCGAAGAACTACGTATGATGCCTGTGAATACCAAAACAGGACAAAAAGATTTTGTCAAAAACGATGAAATGTTGAGTCTTTACATGGAACAATTGAAAACGGCTGTATCTCGTGTGCCGTCACCAGAATGGACTGTAATCAATAACGTCATCACAAAAGCATTTGAAGCAGCTATCAAAACAGATGAAACTCCAAAAGCCCTATTAGATGATGCTGCAAAACAAGTGGATGCCTTATTAACAAAATAA
- a CDS encoding carbohydrate ABC transporter permease: protein MEFSDRYKKLNSKKNKYSWSETRDAWLFTGIGVVLFLVFVLYPQVKNFYMAFTEYNILPGQPSKFIGLDNFRTMFFSDGALGESKYFWVAFKNSLWAVIVTVPGQLILGVMLATIIHNLTRGRLLYKILLYIPVISSWIVVSVLFKYIFQDTKGSLVNYALIQANLIDTPIAWLQNATTANIVIWALCIWKGVGWVMIIYTAALQSVPKSMYEVAKIEGANAFQTFFKITIPLLKETTIYSIVQLTIGAFGIMIQVIMITGGGPMGKTETLNSYMYSQAFSQFKFGYASAVSIVMGIVVIGITLIQRRAFKEGQ, encoded by the coding sequence ATGGAGTTTTCAGATCGATATAAGAAATTAAACTCAAAAAAGAACAAATACAGCTGGTCTGAGACAAGAGATGCGTGGCTATTCACAGGTATTGGCGTTGTACTTTTCTTGGTATTCGTTTTGTATCCACAAGTCAAAAACTTCTATATGGCTTTTACAGAGTACAATATCCTTCCCGGGCAGCCAAGTAAATTCATTGGACTAGATAACTTTAGAACGATGTTCTTTTCAGATGGTGCTTTGGGTGAAAGCAAATATTTCTGGGTAGCTTTTAAAAATAGTCTGTGGGCGGTTATCGTAACCGTCCCCGGACAGTTGATCCTTGGCGTGATGCTTGCAACCATCATTCATAATCTCACTCGAGGCCGTCTTCTCTACAAGATTTTGCTCTATATTCCGGTTATCTCGAGCTGGATCGTTGTATCCGTTTTATTTAAGTATATTTTTCAAGATACAAAAGGCTCGCTGGTTAACTACGCACTTATTCAGGCGAATTTGATTGATACACCCATCGCTTGGTTACAAAATGCGACTACAGCAAATATCGTAATTTGGGCGTTATGTATTTGGAAAGGCGTGGGTTGGGTCATGATTATTTACACGGCCGCCCTTCAATCTGTACCCAAAAGTATGTACGAAGTAGCGAAAATCGAAGGTGCGAATGCGTTCCAAACTTTTTTCAAAATTACCATCCCATTACTTAAAGAAACAACCATCTATTCGATCGTTCAGCTAACGATCGGTGCCTTCGGCATTATGATTCAGGTCATTATGATCACCGGTGGAGGACCTATGGGTAAGACGGAAACGCTGAATAGTTACATGTATTCGCAAGCATTCTCTCAATTTAAGTTTGGTTATGCATCTGCGGTATCTATAGTAATGGGCATCGTGGTCATTGGAATTACACTAATTCAACGTAGAGCATTTAAAGAAGGGCAATAG